A genomic stretch from Gopherus flavomarginatus isolate rGopFla2 chromosome 3, rGopFla2.mat.asm, whole genome shotgun sequence includes:
- the GSX2 gene encoding GS homeobox 2 — MSRSFYVDSLIIKDSSRPVPSLPEHPHGQDFLIPLSMPSPLVMSVSGPGCPSRKSGTFCVCPLCVTSHLHSSRGGGSGAIPLLKSQFSPGGDAQYCPRMSHAQHHQQQSSVPAAATALGHPAHHAPVCTATTYSVSDPRRFHCLGMGGSDTSHIPNGKRMRTAFTSTQLLELEREFSSNMYLSRLRRIEIATYLNLSEKQVKIWFQNRRVKHKKEGKGTQRNTHGGCKCTGNPGHYPRSEDEESLSPSSANEDKEISPL, encoded by the exons ATGTCTCGATCCTTCTATGTCGACTCTTTAATCATCAAAGATTCCTCGAGGCCAGTTCCTTCCCTGCCTGAGCACCCCCACGGACAGGATTTCCTCATCCCCCTCAGCATGCCTTCCCCCCTGGTCATGTCGGTGTCGGGCCCCGGCTGCCCGTCCCGCAAGAGCGGCACCTTCTGCGTGTGCCCGCTCTGTGTCACTTCTCACTTGCACTCGTCCCGGGGGGGCGGCAGCGGGGCCATCCCCTTGCTCAAGAGCCAGTTCTCTCCCGGCGGAGATGCCCAATACTGCCCCAGGATGAGCCATGcccagcaccaccagcagcagagctcGGTACCAGCCGCCGCAACAGCCCTGGGCCACCCAGCGCATCACGCACCTGTCTGCACCGCCACCACCTACAGCGTTAGCGACCCCAGGAGATTCCATTGCCTCGGCATGG GAGGATCCGATACTAGCCACATTCCCAACGGCAAGAGGATGCGGACCGCTTTCACCAGCACGCAGCTTTTGGAGCTAGAGAGGGAATTTTCTTCCAACATGTACCTGTCCCGCCTGAGGAGAATCGAGATCGCTACCTACCTGAACCTGTCCGAGAAGCAAGTGAAAATCTGGTTCCAGAATCGGAGGGTGAAACACAAGAAAGAAGGCAAGGGAACCCAGAGAAACACTCACGGGGGCTGCAAGTGCACTGGCAACCCGGGACATTACCCCAGGTCAGAAGACGAAGAGTCTTTATCCCCATCTTCTGCGAACGAGGACAAAGAGATCTCCCCTTTATAA